The Candidatus Sphingomonas colombiensis genome contains the following window.
GCCGGGCGCATCCAGAATAAGCTGGACACCACAGCAACTTGCGCCTCGCTCACCGACACAAACCCTATCGACCCCACCGATATCTCGGCATCATTATAAGAAGCGGACTTCGGTGAACGGCAGTTCCCACGCAAGCAAATGCCTGCACCGCATCATGTTTGGGTCGCAATGCAGCAAACCGCACATCATCCTGATATCTCAACCTGGCCCCGCCCCTAGGTAAACTTGCGGATGGCGGCAGCGCGCTCCTCGTCGTTAGCGTCGAATATTATCGAACGGAGACGCGGCCATGAAGAATCTTCTGCTGCTGGTTCATGACGATGAAGGACAGGAAGCACGACTGAGCGTCGCAATCGATCTCGCGGGCGCGCTGGGTGGCCACCTTACTTGCCTCGACGTCGCGGCGCCCCCCAACCGCCTTTTGCGGGCGCTCGACGGCGCAATCACGACGATGGTGCTGGAGCAGGAAAGGAATGCGGGTCTTCGGCGCGACAAAACAGCACTCGATGTGCGGCTGACCGCAAGCGGCGTCTCATTTTCATGGAAGGATTTGACCGGAAGCCTCGACACCCTATTGATTCGTGAATCGCAGTTGGCCGATCTCGTCATACTGAGCACAATCCTACCAGATGATGACACCCGCGGTATGGTCGGAATGATCCGGGCAACGACAAAACATTCGCGGACACCGATTCTGGCGGTGCCCGCATCCGCTACTGGTTTCCATGCTAACGGGCGGGCTACGGTCATGTGGGATGGCTCGCCTGACGCCGAAGCGGCATTGTGCGCGGCGGTCCCACTTCTGTCGCTCGCCGGCGAAATCATTCTGCTTCAGGTGGATGACGGCTCGCACGGCGCATCATTACGGGACGCCACCGATTATCTGCGACGTCAAGGGCTCGTTGGGCACCCACTGCGTCACGACCCGTGTGGTGATACCGCAGCGGAGGTGATCACCCGTCACATCGCCCGTCATGAACCGGCTTTTATAGTAATGGGGGCATTCGGCCATGGGCGCGTGCACGATGCGCTGTTGGGTAGCGTCACCCGGCATCTGCTCGCCGTCAGCAACGTGCCGCTGCTGATCGCCCATCGCGCTTAACTCTCGCCTCGTTGGCACAATGGCAAGTCTAGCATCGTCCATCGAACTGGTGGGTGCTCAGGTTCACCGTCATCAAGCTGATCGATACATGGACATGGACGCTGGGCATGATGCAGAATTGCCGCAACGGACCAATAGTGAGTCAATCTGCTACGTTGTCGAGCGCTCGTTCCATGTTGCTTGATGACTGGAATATCGCCGCGGCTCCGCTCAGCACAGGACGCGATTATTCGCCTCTCAGGCCGCGCAGACTCCAGGACGCCAGGTCAATATGCTAAACTTGATACGCGCCGCGACTGTCGCGAACGCGCATCACCAAAAGTGCCCATAGCCATTCCGACACGCGTCCTATTACCTTCATCACCACCTTTCCCAGCCCCGAACTATCCACGACCGCAACGGCGGCCAGGCCATGTGAGCGCCTCTCTCGGAAAGGGGGGGACCCACGGCTCATTCTGTCGGGGCGTCCGTCCGGCTTGTGACCGTCGCCATGCCATTCGCGCCAATCTCTACAAGGTGGAACTGCCCATCATCGCAACGCACGCGCCAGAGCGGGCGACCATGCTCATCGGGCTGACGGGCTACGTCGGTCAATTGCTGGCACGGCAATCCGGCATCGCGGACCGCGCGAAACAGCACCGCCTCCTGCTCGCCGCGCGGCAGACGTTCGATTGCGGCCACCGCGTTCCCTACGGCAACCACATTTTCAGGGGCCGGCGTTGGGCGGGAACAGGCTGCGGCGAGGAGCAGGAATGACAGCATCGGCACACTGCGTTTCATAATGCATCTCCAGACTAT
Protein-coding sequences here:
- a CDS encoding universal stress protein; the encoded protein is MKNLLLLVHDDEGQEARLSVAIDLAGALGGHLTCLDVAAPPNRLLRALDGAITTMVLEQERNAGLRRDKTALDVRLTASGVSFSWKDLTGSLDTLLIRESQLADLVILSTILPDDDTRGMVGMIRATTKHSRTPILAVPASATGFHANGRATVMWDGSPDAEAALCAAVPLLSLAGEIILLQVDDGSHGASLRDATDYLRRQGLVGHPLRHDPCGDTAAEVITRHIARHEPAFIVMGAFGHGRVHDALLGSVTRHLLAVSNVPLLIAHRA